A region from the Mesorhizobium sp. J8 genome encodes:
- a CDS encoding YbjN domain-containing protein codes for MELLELEFSREIHPVDVIEQVAHNNDWSFERAGDDEISISVAGSWTDYHVSFSWMEDFEALHLACAFDIKVPETRALEVMRLLSLINEQMLFGHFDLWEQEGAIMFRQSLLLAGGVEPSSQQVEVLLSSALEACECYFQAFQFVVWSGTSAKDALSSVLFETHGNA; via the coding sequence ATGGAACTCCTCGAACTCGAATTCTCCCGCGAAATCCACCCGGTGGATGTCATCGAGCAGGTGGCCCACAACAACGACTGGTCCTTCGAACGCGCCGGTGACGACGAGATTTCGATTTCGGTCGCCGGCAGTTGGACCGACTACCATGTCTCCTTTTCCTGGATGGAGGATTTCGAGGCGCTGCATCTGGCCTGCGCCTTCGACATCAAGGTGCCGGAGACGCGGGCGCTGGAAGTGATGCGGCTGTTGTCGCTCATCAACGAGCAGATGCTGTTCGGGCATTTCGATCTGTGGGAGCAGGAAGGTGCCATTATGTTCCGGCAGTCGCTGCTGCTTGCCGGCGGGGTCGAGCCTTCGAGCCAGCAGGTCGAGGTGCTTCTGTCGTCGGCGCTCGAGGCCTGCGAATGCTATTTCCAGGCCTTCCAGTTCGTCGTCTGGTCGGGTACATCGGCCAAGGACGCGCTCTCCAGCGTGCTCTTCGAGACCCACGGAAACGCCTGA
- a CDS encoding accessory factor UbiK family protein has protein sequence MATGPNRILDEFAKIMTDAAGAAQGVRREVETAFRAQAERMLNSMDVVQREEFEAVREMAVKAREDNIQLATRVEALEAKLAELTGQAAPAGAAKPRAKK, from the coding sequence ATGGCGACCGGACCGAACCGCATTCTCGACGAATTCGCGAAGATCATGACCGACGCCGCGGGCGCCGCGCAGGGCGTGCGGCGCGAGGTGGAGACGGCGTTCCGGGCGCAGGCCGAGCGCATGCTGAACTCCATGGATGTGGTGCAGCGCGAGGAATTCGAGGCCGTGCGCGAGATGGCGGTCAAGGCGCGGGAAGACAACATCCAGTTGGCGACGCGCGTCGAGGCGCTCGAGGCCAAGCTCGCCGAACTGACCGGACAGGCCGCACCTGCGGGTGCCGCAAAGCCCCGCGCAAAAAAATAA
- a CDS encoding type II toxin-antitoxin system ParD family antitoxin yields MAISADLGHRLEDVVNRLVSDGRYNSKSEVLREGVRLVEEREKRLAALDAALAKGMADIAEGRVKPAEEVFDRLEAKYKAMAARSR; encoded by the coding sequence ATGGCCATCAGTGCAGATCTGGGTCATCGCCTGGAGGATGTCGTGAACCGACTCGTCAGCGACGGCCGCTACAATTCGAAGAGCGAGGTTTTGCGCGAAGGCGTTCGCCTCGTTGAGGAGCGGGAGAAGCGACTCGCCGCACTGGATGCTGCGCTCGCGAAAGGCATGGCCGACATTGCCGAGGGACGCGTAAAGCCAGCCGAGGAAGTGTTTGACCGCCTGGAGGCCAAATACAAGGCGATGGCCGCGAGGAGCAGGTGA
- a CDS encoding type II toxin-antitoxin system RelE/ParE family toxin, whose protein sequence is MRRLIFAAQAETDLEAITEHIAKDNPFRAVTFLQELRSACFELRAMPERYSLIPRYQSSGIRRRVHDNYLIFFHVGTDTVEILHVLHGAMDYEQILFPGA, encoded by the coding sequence GTGAGGCGACTGATCTTTGCCGCACAGGCCGAGACGGACCTCGAGGCCATCACAGAACACATTGCCAAGGACAACCCGTTCCGGGCCGTGACCTTTCTTCAGGAACTGCGCAGTGCTTGCTTCGAACTGCGCGCGATGCCGGAGCGTTATTCCCTGATTCCGCGCTATCAATCTTCAGGAATTCGGCGTCGTGTCCACGATAACTATCTGATTTTCTTCCACGTCGGCACTGACACCGTTGAGATCCTGCACGTCCTGCATGGCGCGATGGACTACGAACAGATTTTGTTCCCGGGAGCCTGA
- the lgt gene encoding prolipoprotein diacylglyceryl transferase, with amino-acid sequence MSEYFLLPLASLPFPNIDPVIVHIGPLAVHWYGVGYIVGILFAWWYAKRLVTTPGLWPDGKLPMKPEDLDDFIVWAAIGVVLGGRTGYVLFYDLPRYIAHPLDIFAVWQGGMSFHGGLLGVILAMTLFSLNRRIPTWTLFDVVSAGVPVGLGLVRVANFINSELWGRPSDVPWAIEFPNGGPFTRHPSQLYEALLEGLVLFLVLRFLTHSRLKLKTPRFVGGAFICGYGLSRIFVEFFREPDQQLGYLLGTSWLTMGMILSTPMVLAGIWAMATAKPVPEPRAA; translated from the coding sequence TTGAGCGAATATTTCCTGTTGCCGCTGGCCTCCCTGCCCTTCCCAAACATCGATCCGGTCATCGTCCATATCGGGCCGCTGGCGGTGCATTGGTACGGCGTCGGCTACATCGTCGGCATCCTCTTTGCCTGGTGGTACGCCAAGCGCCTCGTCACCACCCCAGGCCTGTGGCCCGACGGCAAGCTGCCGATGAAACCCGAGGACCTCGACGACTTCATCGTCTGGGCGGCCATCGGCGTCGTGCTCGGCGGTCGCACCGGCTATGTGCTGTTTTACGACCTGCCGCGCTATATCGCGCATCCGCTCGACATCTTCGCCGTCTGGCAGGGCGGCATGTCGTTCCATGGCGGCTTGCTTGGCGTCATCCTCGCCATGACGTTGTTTTCGCTCAATCGCCGCATTCCTACCTGGACACTGTTCGATGTGGTGTCAGCCGGCGTGCCTGTTGGTCTCGGCCTGGTGCGTGTCGCGAACTTCATCAATTCGGAGCTTTGGGGCCGGCCCTCGGACGTGCCCTGGGCGATCGAATTCCCCAATGGCGGCCCGTTCACCCGCCATCCCAGCCAGCTCTACGAGGCTTTGCTCGAAGGCCTCGTGCTGTTCCTTGTGCTGCGCTTCCTCACCCATTCGCGCCTGAAACTGAAGACGCCGCGCTTCGTCGGCGGCGCCTTCATCTGCGGCTACGGCCTGTCGCGCATCTTCGTCGAGTTCTTCCGCGAGCCCGACCAGCAGCTCGGCTACCTGCTCGGCACCAGCTGGCTGACCATGGGCATGATCCTCTCCACGCCGATGGTGCTCGCCGGCATCTGGGCTATGGCCACGGCGAAGCCGGTGCCCGAGCCGCGGGCGGCATGA
- a CDS encoding class I SAM-dependent methyltransferase, with amino-acid sequence MTRLKQRITGLIGAAGPIPVSEYMALCLFDPEEGYYTTREPFGAAGDFITAPEISQMFGELVAVWLYQAWQGAGRPLPATFAEIGPGRGTLMKDMLRTWSRLDPALVAGASFALIETSPRLAEIQKQTLAGQSVALAWHQAIDTLPPQPLFIVGNELFDAVPIRQFVYVGTGWRERVVGLDGADELHFFAGAGSVDPALLPAAAADPPQGAIVEVAPARSALMSRIAERIAGHGGAGLFIDYGHLQPGIGDTFQALRRHQREDVLANPGEADLTAHVDFAALAEMARAHGLDVQLSTQGEFLLGMGLLERAGTLGADADLGTRQAISDAVERLAGPDAMGELFKVMQVLPAKKAG; translated from the coding sequence ATGACCCGGCTGAAGCAGCGCATCACAGGCCTGATCGGCGCGGCGGGGCCGATCCCGGTCAGCGAATATATGGCGCTCTGCCTGTTCGATCCCGAGGAGGGCTATTACACGACGCGCGAGCCCTTCGGCGCCGCCGGCGACTTCATCACCGCGCCCGAGATCAGCCAGATGTTCGGCGAGCTTGTCGCCGTCTGGCTCTACCAAGCCTGGCAAGGCGCCGGCCGGCCTCTGCCCGCGACCTTTGCCGAGATCGGTCCCGGCCGCGGCACGCTGATGAAGGACATGCTGCGCACCTGGTCGCGGCTCGACCCGGCGCTCGTCGCCGGCGCTTCCTTCGCCCTGATCGAGACTAGCCCGCGCCTGGCCGAGATCCAGAAGCAAACGCTCGCCGGCCAGAGCGTTGCGCTTGCCTGGCACCAGGCCATCGACACGCTGCCGCCGCAGCCGCTCTTCATCGTCGGCAACGAATTGTTCGACGCGGTGCCGATCCGGCAGTTTGTCTATGTCGGCACGGGTTGGCGCGAGCGCGTTGTCGGCCTCGACGGCGCCGATGAACTGCATTTCTTCGCCGGCGCTGGGTCCGTCGACCCGGCGCTGCTGCCGGCAGCCGCAGCCGATCCGCCGCAAGGCGCCATCGTCGAAGTGGCGCCAGCCCGTTCGGCTCTGATGTCGCGGATCGCAGAACGTATTGCCGGCCACGGCGGCGCCGGCCTCTTCATCGATTACGGCCATCTGCAGCCAGGGATTGGCGACACTTTCCAGGCGCTGCGCCGGCACCAGCGCGAGGACGTTTTGGCCAATCCTGGCGAAGCCGACCTCACTGCCCATGTCGACTTCGCCGCCCTTGCCGAAATGGCGCGAGCTCATGGTCTCGATGTGCAATTGTCGACGCAAGGCGAATTCCTGCTCGGCATGGGCCTGCTCGAGCGCGCCGGCACGCTCGGCGCCGATGCCGATCTCGGGACACGTCAAGCCATTTCCGACGCGGTCGAACGCCTGGCCGGTCCCGACGCGATGGGGGAGTTGTTCAAGGTCATGCAGGTCCTGCCGGCGAAGAAAGCCGGCTGA
- the pgeF gene encoding peptidoglycan editing factor PgeF: MLNQTRPDPVRSPLLEKAQGTRHGYFTRVGGVSDGIYRGLNIGTGSSDDQTLVAENRRRVADWMGVPADHLLTAHQIHSPDVVVAREPFAGPRPKADAIVTDRPGIAIGASTADCGPVLFADAEARVIGAAHAGWKGAFTGVLENTVAAMEALGARRERIVAVLGPSIGPDNYEVGPEFVARFVEADAGNLRYFRPSANLGHSMFDLNRYTVDRLRKAGVTAEGLGRCTYAEEDLFYSYRRTTHRKEADYGRQVSAIVLEKE; encoded by the coding sequence ATGCTGAATCAGACCAGACCCGATCCAGTACGCTCGCCGCTGCTTGAAAAGGCGCAAGGCACGCGCCACGGCTACTTCACCCGCGTCGGCGGCGTCTCCGACGGCATCTATCGAGGGCTCAACATCGGCACCGGCTCCAGCGACGATCAGACGCTGGTCGCCGAGAACCGGCGCCGCGTTGCCGACTGGATGGGCGTGCCGGCGGATCATCTGTTGACCGCGCACCAGATCCATTCGCCGGATGTCGTTGTCGCCAGGGAACCCTTCGCCGGCCCTCGACCGAAGGCGGACGCCATCGTCACCGACCGTCCCGGCATCGCCATCGGCGCCTCGACCGCCGATTGCGGGCCGGTCCTGTTCGCCGACGCCGAGGCGCGCGTCATCGGCGCCGCGCATGCCGGTTGGAAGGGCGCCTTCACCGGCGTGCTCGAAAACACGGTCGCCGCGATGGAAGCCCTTGGCGCCCGCCGCGAACGCATCGTCGCCGTGCTCGGCCCCTCGATCGGTCCCGACAATTACGAGGTCGGGCCGGAATTCGTCGCCCGCTTCGTCGAGGCCGACGCCGGCAATCTCCGCTATTTCAGGCCATCGGCAAACCTTGGCCACTCGATGTTCGACCTCAACCGATATACGGTCGACCGGCTGCGTAAAGCTGGCGTGACCGCCGAGGGCCTTGGCCGCTGCACTTACGCGGAAGAAGACCTCTTCTATTCCTACCGGCGCACCACACACCGCAAGGAAGCGGATTACGGGCGCCAGGTTTCGGCAATCGTTCTGGAGAAAGAGTAA
- a CDS encoding M24 family metallopeptidase, with product MALHFERSEFDARRDRLLIEMAEKKLDAVLLFAQESMYWLTGYDTFGFCFFQCLVVKADGSMVLLTRSADLRQARHTSTIENIVLWTDRQGANPAIDLRNLLNDLDLLGARIGVEYDTHGLTAYNGRRLDEQLQTFGQIADASGIVGRLRLFKSPAEIAKAEKAANLSDDALDAALPLIKQGGDEGLILAAMQGAVFAGGGDYPANEYIIGSGADALLCRYKAGRRKLTKNDQLTLEWAGVFHHYHAPMMRTVLTGKVSKRHQELFDASRAALLAVEKAMTPGNTFGDVFDAHARTLEAHNLTKHRLNACGYSVGARFTPSWMDMPMFYQGNPEPIAPNMTLFAHMIIMDSETETAMTLGRTYLTTESAPKPLSRHDLDLIVQ from the coding sequence ATGGCGCTGCATTTCGAACGTTCGGAATTCGACGCGCGGCGCGACCGGCTGCTGATCGAGATGGCCGAGAAGAAGCTCGACGCCGTGCTTTTGTTCGCGCAGGAGAGCATGTACTGGCTGACCGGCTACGACACGTTCGGCTTCTGCTTCTTCCAGTGCCTGGTGGTGAAGGCCGACGGCTCGATGGTGCTGCTCACCCGTTCGGCCGATCTCAGGCAAGCGCGCCATACCTCGACCATCGAAAACATCGTGCTATGGACCGATCGGCAGGGCGCCAACCCGGCGATCGACCTGCGCAACCTGCTCAACGACCTCGATCTGCTCGGCGCCCGCATCGGCGTCGAATACGACACCCATGGCCTGACGGCCTATAATGGCCGCCGGCTGGACGAGCAGTTGCAGACCTTCGGCCAGATAGCCGATGCCTCCGGCATCGTCGGCCGGCTGCGCCTGTTCAAGAGCCCGGCCGAGATCGCCAAGGCGGAAAAGGCTGCCAATCTATCCGACGACGCGCTGGACGCGGCGCTGCCGCTGATCAAGCAAGGCGGCGACGAAGGGCTCATCCTCGCCGCCATGCAGGGCGCGGTCTTTGCCGGCGGCGGCGACTACCCGGCCAACGAATATATCATCGGCTCCGGCGCCGATGCCTTGCTTTGCCGCTACAAGGCCGGCCGCCGCAAGCTCACCAAGAACGACCAGCTGACGCTGGAATGGGCCGGTGTCTTCCACCATTATCATGCTCCCATGATGCGCACCGTACTCACGGGCAAGGTGTCGAAGCGCCATCAGGAGTTGTTCGATGCTTCCCGTGCCGCCCTGCTCGCGGTCGAAAAGGCGATGACGCCGGGCAACACCTTCGGCGATGTCTTCGATGCGCATGCCCGTACGCTCGAAGCGCATAATCTGACCAAGCACCGGCTGAACGCCTGCGGCTATTCTGTCGGCGCCCGCTTCACGCCGTCCTGGATGGACATGCCGATGTTCTACCAGGGCAATCCGGAGCCGATCGCGCCCAACATGACGCTGTTCGCGCATATGATCATCATGGACTCCGAGACCGAGACCGCGATGACGCTCGGCCGCACCTACCTCACCACAGAATCGGCGCCGAAGCCGCTGTCGCGCCATGATCTCGACTTGATCGTACAGTGA
- a CDS encoding ribose-phosphate pyrophosphokinase, translating to MKLFAGNSNRVLAEAVARYLNIPLGKASVRRFADQEIFVEIQENVRGEDVFILQSTSYPTNDHLMELLIMMDAFMRSSARRITAVIPYFGYARQDRRASGRTPISAKLVANMITRAGANRVLTLDLHAGQIQGFFDIPTDNLFSVPVMARDVKAKYKQLGNVVVVSPDIGGVVRARALAKRFDAQLAIVDKRRERPGESEVMNIIGAVAGKDCLLIDDIVDSGGTLCNAADALLANGATSVTAYITHGVLSGGAVARIAGSKLQELVITDSIQPTQGVLDAPNIRVISIADLMGEAISRTATEESVSSLFD from the coding sequence ATGAAGCTTTTCGCGGGCAATTCCAACCGGGTGCTGGCCGAGGCGGTCGCTCGCTATCTCAACATCCCGCTAGGGAAGGCCAGCGTCAGGCGCTTCGCCGACCAGGAAATCTTCGTCGAGATCCAGGAAAACGTGCGCGGCGAGGATGTGTTCATCCTGCAGTCGACCTCTTATCCGACCAACGACCATCTGATGGAGCTGCTCATCATGATGGACGCCTTCATGCGCTCCTCGGCGCGACGCATCACGGCGGTCATCCCCTATTTCGGCTATGCGAGGCAGGACCGCCGCGCCTCCGGCCGCACGCCGATCTCGGCCAAGCTGGTCGCCAACATGATCACCCGCGCCGGCGCCAACCGCGTGCTGACGCTCGACCTGCATGCCGGCCAGATCCAGGGCTTCTTCGACATCCCGACCGACAATCTGTTCTCGGTGCCGGTGATGGCGCGTGACGTGAAGGCCAAGTACAAGCAGCTCGGCAATGTCGTCGTCGTGTCGCCCGACATCGGCGGCGTGGTGCGGGCGCGCGCGCTGGCCAAACGTTTCGATGCGCAACTCGCCATCGTCGACAAACGCCGCGAGCGCCCGGGCGAATCGGAAGTCATGAACATCATCGGCGCCGTCGCCGGCAAGGATTGCCTCTTGATCGACGACATCGTCGATTCCGGCGGCACGCTTTGCAACGCGGCCGACGCGCTGCTCGCCAACGGCGCGACCTCCGTCACCGCCTACATCACCCATGGCGTGCTCTCCGGCGGCGCCGTCGCCCGCATCGCCGGCTCGAAGCTGCAGGAGCTGGTGATCACCGATTCCATCCAGCCGACGCAGGGCGTGCTCGACGCCCCGAACATCCGCGTCATTTCGATCGCCGACCTGATGGGCGAAGCGATCTCGCGCACGGCGACGGAAGAGTCTGTCTCGAGCCTGTTCGACTAG
- a CDS encoding IS481 family transposase: MGQILHGSATTTHAIRAAIQRSEAPLKELAAQHGLNQKTVAKWRKRAFVHDAPMGPKIVRSTVLTAQEEAMIVAFRKHTLLPLDDCLYALQATIPHLTRSSLHRCFQRHGISRLPEVAGDRPAKQPFKRYPIGYFHIDIAEVRTEEGKLYLFVAVDRTSKFAFARLMQKATTVTARAFLDELVEAVPYKIHTVLTDNGIQFADLPKNRNGPTARWRGHPFDRTCWRHGIQHRLTKPNHPWTNGQVERMNRTLKEATVRRYHYETHRQLENHLAAFLNGYNFARRLKTLHGLTPYEAICAAWAKQPERFRLNPVHLTSGLNT; the protein is encoded by the coding sequence ATGGGACAGATACTCCACGGCAGCGCCACGACCACGCACGCCATCCGAGCAGCGATACAGCGATCGGAGGCTCCGCTCAAAGAACTCGCAGCGCAGCACGGTCTAAATCAGAAGACTGTCGCCAAGTGGCGAAAGCGGGCCTTCGTCCATGATGCGCCGATGGGTCCGAAGATTGTACGCTCCACCGTTCTGACGGCTCAGGAGGAGGCGATGATCGTCGCCTTCCGCAAGCATACGCTGCTGCCTCTGGATGACTGTCTCTATGCGCTGCAAGCGACAATCCCGCACCTGACGCGGTCGTCCTTGCATCGTTGCTTTCAGCGCCACGGGATCAGCCGCCTACCCGAGGTCGCCGGCGACAGGCCGGCCAAACAGCCCTTCAAGCGCTACCCGATCGGCTATTTCCACATCGACATCGCCGAGGTTCGAACCGAAGAGGGTAAGCTCTACCTATTCGTGGCAGTGGATCGGACCTCGAAGTTCGCTTTCGCTCGGCTGATGCAGAAGGCGACCACAGTCACTGCAAGAGCTTTCCTCGACGAATTGGTCGAAGCCGTCCCCTACAAAATCCACACCGTGCTCACCGACAATGGCATCCAGTTCGCCGACCTGCCCAAGAACCGGAATGGCCCTACCGCGCGTTGGCGCGGCCATCCCTTCGACCGGACCTGCTGGAGGCATGGCATCCAGCACCGTCTCACCAAACCCAACCATCCATGGACCAACGGTCAGGTCGAACGGATGAACCGAACGCTAAAAGAGGCAACTGTCCGGCGATATCACTACGAGACCCACCGACAACTTGAAAATCACCTTGCTGCCTTCCTCAACGGATACAACTTCGCCAGGCGGCTAAAGACCCTTCACGGCCTTACACCTTACGAAGCCATCTGTGCGGCATGGGCCAAACAGCCAGAAAGGTTCCGGCTCAATCCCGTCCACTTGACCTCGGGACTGAACACCTAG
- a CDS encoding dihydrofolate reductase family protein produces MATIVYAMLTSLDGYIAGPGGDIGLPVPEEELHRHFNGEMRRTSIALCGRRMYETMRFWDSPEREIGAEDVERDFARAWRQTPKVVFSTTLGEVGPNARLMKSDVEKVARSLKAEADGEISVSGAQLAGQLARAGLIDEYRLYMHPVVLGGGKPYFQSGLSLALKPLGAERLAQGVTLLRYAPLEID; encoded by the coding sequence GTGGCAACGATCGTCTATGCAATGCTGACATCGCTGGACGGCTACATTGCCGGGCCGGGCGGAGACATCGGCCTGCCGGTTCCCGAGGAAGAATTGCATCGGCATTTCAACGGCGAGATGCGGCGAACTTCAATCGCGCTGTGCGGGCGCAGGATGTATGAAACCATGCGCTTCTGGGACAGTCCGGAGCGGGAGATCGGCGCTGAAGACGTCGAGCGTGATTTCGCTCGCGCCTGGCGACAGACGCCGAAGGTCGTGTTTTCGACCACGCTTGGGGAGGTCGGGCCGAATGCCCGTCTGATGAAGAGTGATGTCGAGAAGGTGGCGAGATCGCTCAAGGCGGAGGCGGACGGCGAAATTTCCGTCTCCGGCGCCCAGCTTGCCGGGCAGCTTGCGCGCGCGGGCCTGATCGACGAGTACCGGCTCTACATGCATCCGGTCGTGCTGGGCGGCGGCAAGCCATATTTCCAATCCGGCCTGTCGCTGGCGTTGAAGCCGCTTGGCGCGGAGCGCCTTGCGCAAGGTGTCACGCTGCTGCGTTACGCGCCCTTGGAAATCGATTAG
- a CDS encoding AraC family transcriptional regulator yields MPHGKEIFKGNAAELGRLHESRWQWLEQAVGPAVALPTEYPDGYHVPRHRHSRSQLLHALVGVVLVTTRHGRWMVPPDHAMWIPAGTEHSVEMLGDVSMRSVYVVPDAVAGLPKGLRVVGITELMHSLIVESEKLPQGGELEGRAALVMGLLLHEIPNLPERPLGLPFPSDPKLAALCRRFVAAPSPHATIDEWADAAGMSRRSFTRAFHRQTGLSLSTWRQQACLFAALPRLADGEPITRVALDLGYDSVPAFTTMFKRMLGTSPRGYMRGARDFGENPRRTGGPIAA; encoded by the coding sequence ATGCCGCATGGCAAGGAGATATTCAAGGGCAATGCCGCCGAGTTAGGCAGGTTGCATGAAAGCCGGTGGCAATGGCTGGAACAGGCCGTCGGGCCGGCCGTGGCGCTGCCGACGGAATACCCGGACGGCTACCATGTGCCGCGGCACCGCCACAGCCGCAGCCAGTTGCTGCATGCGCTGGTCGGCGTCGTCTTGGTGACGACCAGGCATGGACGCTGGATGGTGCCGCCCGACCACGCGATGTGGATACCGGCCGGCACGGAGCATTCCGTCGAGATGCTGGGCGACGTCTCGATGCGCTCGGTCTATGTCGTGCCGGATGCGGTCGCTGGCCTGCCGAAAGGCCTGCGGGTCGTCGGCATCACCGAATTGATGCACAGCCTGATCGTGGAATCCGAGAAGCTGCCGCAGGGCGGCGAGCTCGAAGGGCGCGCCGCGCTCGTCATGGGGCTCCTGCTGCACGAGATCCCGAATCTGCCGGAACGGCCGCTCGGCCTGCCTTTCCCGTCCGATCCGAAGCTTGCGGCACTTTGCCGGCGCTTCGTGGCGGCCCCGTCGCCGCATGCGACGATCGACGAATGGGCTGATGCCGCGGGCATGAGCCGACGCTCCTTCACCCGTGCCTTCCACCGCCAGACCGGGCTGTCGCTGTCGACCTGGCGCCAGCAGGCCTGCCTGTTCGCGGCGCTGCCCAGGCTCGCCGACGGCGAGCCGATCACCAGGGTGGCGCTCGATCTCGGCTATGACAGCGTGCCGGCATTCACGACCATGTTCAAGCGCATGCTCGGCACCTCGCCGCGCGGCTATATGCGCGGCGCGCGCGATTTCGGTGAAAACCCGCGCCGCACAGGCGGTCCGATCGCCGCGTGA
- a CDS encoding MFS transporter: protein MTDTTATSVATPAPASNISAQATAFTVILAVSFCHCVNDIMQSLLSAIYPLLKDNYGLDFWQIGLLTFTFQVTASLLQPVIGMITDKKPMPYSLPWGMASSLVGLVVLAHAGHYWLLLIGASLIGIGSAIFHPESSRIARFASGGRFGLAQSLFQVGGNFGQAMGPLLAAFIVVPFGQTSISWFAVGSLIGIVVLWQVGGWYSRLRASMASRKQAAHVSPFTRKKVMWALAVLTLLVLTKNAYIASLSSYYTFYAIHKFGVSVQTSQVMLFLFLGASALGILLGGPFGDRYGQKAMIWFSIVGVLPFTLALPYANLEWTMVLTVLIGLILSSAFSNIVVFAQELVPGRVGMIAGIFFGFAFGMGGIAAAVLGVVADMKGIDFVYQICSYLPFLGLLTVFLPNMKEARKA, encoded by the coding sequence TTGACTGATACGACCGCCACCTCCGTCGCCACGCCGGCGCCGGCAAGCAACATCTCGGCGCAAGCGACGGCCTTCACCGTCATTCTTGCGGTGAGCTTCTGCCACTGTGTCAACGACATCATGCAGTCGCTGCTTTCGGCGATCTATCCGCTGCTCAAGGACAATTACGGTCTCGATTTCTGGCAGATCGGCCTTCTGACCTTCACCTTCCAGGTGACGGCCTCGCTGCTGCAGCCGGTGATCGGCATGATCACCGACAAGAAGCCGATGCCCTACTCCTTGCCCTGGGGCATGGCTTCCTCGCTGGTCGGCCTGGTGGTGCTCGCTCATGCCGGCCATTACTGGCTGCTGTTGATCGGCGCCTCGCTGATCGGCATCGGCTCGGCGATCTTCCATCCGGAATCCTCGCGCATCGCCCGCTTCGCCTCGGGCGGCCGCTTCGGCCTCGCGCAGTCGCTGTTCCAGGTCGGCGGCAATTTCGGCCAAGCCATGGGACCGTTGCTCGCCGCCTTCATCGTCGTGCCGTTCGGTCAGACCAGCATTTCCTGGTTCGCCGTCGGCTCGCTGATCGGCATCGTGGTGCTGTGGCAGGTCGGCGGCTGGTACAGCCGGCTGCGCGCCTCGATGGCCAGCCGCAAGCAGGCTGCCCACGTCTCGCCTTTCACGCGCAAGAAGGTCATGTGGGCGCTGGCCGTGCTGACGCTGCTGGTGCTGACCAAGAATGCCTATATCGCCTCGCTCTCCAGCTACTACACCTTCTACGCCATCCATAAGTTCGGCGTTTCGGTGCAAACGAGCCAGGTGATGCTGTTCCTGTTCCTCGGTGCCTCGGCGCTCGGCATCCTGCTCGGCGGCCCGTTCGGCGACCGCTACGGACAGAAGGCGATGATCTGGTTCTCGATCGTCGGCGTGCTGCCCTTCACGCTGGCGCTGCCCTACGCCAATCTGGAATGGACGATGGTTCTCACCGTGCTGATCGGCCTGATCCTGTCGTCGGCCTTCTCCAACATCGTCGTCTTCGCGCAGGAGCTGGTTCCGGGTCGCGTCGGCATGATCGCCGGCATCTTCTTCGGCTTCGCCTTCGGCATGGGCGGCATCGCTGCCGCGGTGCTCGGCGTCGTCGCCGACATGAAGGGCATAGACTTCGTCTACCAGATCTGCTCGTACCTGCCCTTCCTCGGCCTGCTGACAGTGTTCCTGCCCAACATGAAGGAAGCGCGGAAGGCCTGA